Proteins co-encoded in one Bacillus infantis NRRL B-14911 genomic window:
- a CDS encoding glycosyltransferase family 4 protein, translating to MRVKVAIFSDTFYPQINGVANTLKRLTDHLEKRDIEYMLFIPGPAEGMSYPNAAEFLSIPFFFYPECRTAVANPRKITERLQKFSPDIVHIATPLTMGLYGIHAAKKLGIPITGSYHTHFDQYLKLYKCQWLSPLFWKYMKWFHRSFQRIFVPSKDTKTILEAQGLQSVSLWTRGVDSRLFHPDRDKDAARKKFGIREPHILLYAGRLALEKDLGTLLKTMGSLPEEIRERVHWLIVGDGPEFQPFAKESAGRGNVTMTGYVTGEELAGLYAAADLLVFPSPTETFGNVVLEALSSGTPAIVADKGGPAEIISEGRTGRICPAGSSGEFASAIQELLGDPVKLASMSREARSYAERQSWDKIMDQLLAEYKEIAFEGEYRFRNLG from the coding sequence ATGAGAGTGAAGGTGGCGATTTTTTCTGATACCTTTTATCCCCAGATCAATGGGGTGGCTAACACGCTGAAGCGGCTCACAGACCATCTTGAGAAGCGGGATATAGAGTATATGCTTTTTATACCGGGACCCGCTGAGGGAATGTCCTATCCGAACGCAGCTGAGTTTCTGAGCATTCCTTTCTTTTTCTACCCTGAATGCAGAACGGCTGTGGCCAATCCCCGCAAAATAACGGAAAGGCTGCAGAAGTTTTCTCCCGATATCGTTCATATAGCCACTCCGCTGACAATGGGGCTTTATGGAATCCATGCGGCAAAAAAGCTGGGCATCCCGATCACCGGCTCCTATCACACCCATTTTGATCAATACTTAAAGCTTTATAAATGCCAATGGCTCTCCCCCCTATTCTGGAAATATATGAAATGGTTCCACCGTTCCTTCCAGCGCATATTCGTGCCGTCAAAAGATACGAAAACAATCCTTGAAGCCCAGGGGCTGCAGTCTGTATCGCTTTGGACACGCGGCGTTGACAGCCGGCTGTTTCATCCTGATCGAGATAAGGACGCAGCCAGGAAGAAATTTGGAATCAGGGAGCCTCATATCCTCTTATATGCAGGCCGGCTTGCACTCGAAAAGGATCTTGGCACCCTGCTGAAGACAATGGGAAGCCTCCCGGAAGAAATCCGGGAGCGGGTGCACTGGCTGATCGTCGGCGACGGACCTGAGTTCCAGCCATTCGCAAAGGAATCTGCCGGCAGGGGCAATGTGACAATGACCGGATATGTCACAGGCGAAGAGCTGGCCGGCCTATATGCAGCAGCCGATTTGCTCGTCTTCCCCTCTCCTACAGAAACATTCGGAAATGTGGTCCTTGAAGCTCTCTCTTCCGGTACCCCTGCCATTGTGGCAGACAAAGGCGGTCCTGCGGAAATCATCTCGGAAGGCAGGACCGGCCGGATTTGCCCGGCAGGCAGCAGCGGGGAATTTGCGAGTGCGATACAAGAGCTGCTTGGAGATCCCGTAAAGCTCGCCAGCATGTCCCGGGAAGCGAGGAGCTATGCCGAACGGCAGTCATGGGATAAAATCATGGACCAGCTGCTGGCAGAATATAAAGAGATTGCATTTGAGGGCGAATACCGCTTCCGGAATTTGGGATAA
- a CDS encoding phosphatase PAP2 family protein, with translation MSRARAWIRRQDELWFQYCNSRSEAAFIRFFQMLTHLGGARFTVVLQLVLMLAGPPSLFRPAAAASLSLAASHLAAVLIKRAVKRIRPFQVLPGVRVHGFRFKDHSFPSGHSTAVFSLAVPYSILFPPFAPALLAAAGLVALSRVVLGVHYPTDIAAGSLLGASAGILFAAIAQSF, from the coding sequence ATGAGCCGTGCAAGAGCCTGGATCCGAAGGCAGGATGAGCTGTGGTTTCAATATTGCAACAGCAGATCGGAGGCAGCTTTCATCCGTTTTTTTCAAATGTTGACCCATTTGGGCGGTGCGCGGTTTACGGTTGTCCTGCAGCTGGTTCTTATGCTGGCGGGCCCCCCTTCCCTTTTCAGGCCGGCAGCAGCTGCGTCACTTTCCCTTGCAGCAAGCCATCTTGCCGCAGTCCTGATCAAGCGGGCCGTTAAGAGGATCCGCCCCTTTCAGGTGCTTCCCGGCGTCCGTGTGCATGGATTTCGTTTCAAAGATCATTCTTTTCCGTCAGGGCATTCAACAGCCGTCTTTTCCCTGGCAGTTCCCTACAGCATTCTTTTCCCTCCATTCGCTCCCGCTTTATTGGCAGCTGCCGGTCTTGTCGCCCTTTCAAGGGTTGTGCTTGGCGTCCATTATCCTACCGATATTGCAGCAGGATCTCTGCTTGGCGCAAGTGCAGGCATCTTATTCGCAGCCATTGCCCAGTCATTTTAA
- the ychF gene encoding redox-regulated ATPase YchF, whose product MALTAGIVGLPNVGKSTLFNAITQAGAESANYPFCTIDPNVGIVEVPDHRLNKLTELVQPKKTVPTTFEFTDIAGIVKGASKGEGLGNKFLSHIREVDAICQVVRCFADDNITHVSGKVDPISDIETINLELILADLESVEKRIARVGKMAKQKDKEAVAELEVLELLKDAFESDKPARTVEFTEEQHKIAKNLHLLTIKPVLYVANVGEDDVADPSSNEYVQSVRDFAEKDNAEVIVVCAKIESEIAELEGEEKQMFLEELGIEESGLDQLIRSAYHLLDLATYFTAGVQEVRAWTFRKGMKAPQCAGIIHTDFERGFIRAETVHYDDLLEAKTMAAAKEAGKVRLEGKEYIVKDGDIIHFRFNV is encoded by the coding sequence ATGGCATTAACAGCTGGGATTGTAGGCTTGCCGAACGTTGGTAAATCTACATTATTTAATGCAATAACACAGGCAGGTGCGGAGTCTGCCAACTATCCGTTTTGTACGATTGACCCGAATGTGGGAATTGTTGAGGTTCCTGACCACCGCCTGAACAAGCTGACAGAGCTTGTTCAGCCGAAGAAAACTGTACCGACAACATTCGAATTCACAGACATCGCCGGAATCGTAAAGGGCGCCAGCAAAGGGGAAGGCCTAGGGAATAAATTCCTTTCGCATATCCGTGAAGTGGATGCAATCTGCCAGGTTGTCCGCTGCTTTGCTGATGATAATATCACACACGTATCCGGAAAGGTCGATCCGATTTCCGATATTGAAACCATCAACCTGGAGCTGATCCTTGCTGACCTGGAATCTGTTGAGAAGCGCATTGCCCGCGTCGGCAAAATGGCAAAACAGAAGGATAAGGAAGCTGTGGCAGAACTTGAAGTCCTCGAATTGCTCAAGGATGCGTTCGAGTCTGACAAGCCTGCCCGCACTGTGGAGTTCACAGAAGAGCAGCATAAAATTGCCAAGAACCTTCACCTCCTGACAATCAAGCCTGTCCTGTATGTAGCAAATGTGGGGGAAGATGATGTAGCAGATCCTTCTTCAAACGAATACGTCCAGAGCGTCAGGGATTTTGCAGAGAAAGACAATGCGGAAGTGATTGTTGTCTGTGCGAAAATCGAATCTGAAATCGCCGAGCTTGAAGGCGAAGAAAAGCAAATGTTCCTTGAAGAGCTTGGCATCGAGGAATCCGGTCTTGACCAGCTGATCCGTTCTGCTTACCACCTGCTGGACCTTGCCACTTATTTCACGGCAGGGGTGCAGGAAGTCCGTGCATGGACGTTCCGCAAGGGCATGAAGGCGCCTCAGTGTGCCGGCATCATCCATACAGACTTTGAAAGAGGCTTCATCAGGGCAGAAACTGTCCACTATGATGACCTGCTGGAAGCTAAGACCATGGCCGCTGCGAAAGAAGCAGGAAAGGTCCGTCTTGAAGGAAAAGAGTATATTGTTAAAGACGGAGATATCATTCATTTCCGCTTTAATGTGTAA
- a CDS encoding DUF951 domain-containing protein: MEPKEYGLNDVVEMKKAHPCGANRWKIIRLGMDIRIKCEGCSHSVMIPRKEFSRKMKKILVKHEE, encoded by the coding sequence ATGGAACCTAAAGAATATGGCCTGAATGATGTAGTAGAGATGAAAAAAGCCCATCCGTGCGGGGCCAACCGCTGGAAAATCATCCGCCTCGGCATGGATATCCGCATTAAATGCGAGGGCTGCTCGCACAGCGTCATGATCCCACGAAAAGAATTCAGCCGGAAAATGAAGAAAATCCTCGTGAAGCATGAAGAATAG
- a CDS encoding mechanosensitive ion channel family protein produces MTSTEKMLQGIKDQLSDENMWSAIGLGFLKIIAILIVSSLIIRIGRAAIRKVFAVRSHSPLRISHRREATLVKLLENILTYVVSFIMIMMILSTLTIDVGALLAGAGIVGLAVGFGAQNLVKDIITGFFIIFEDQFSVGDYIRVDQFEGTVEEIGLRTTKIKSWTGELHILPNGSIVQVTNFSLHNSVAFVDVSIAYEGDIQKAEQVLKDLLETLPEKYEDMVKTPEILGIQNLAASDVVIRVTAETMPMKHFFIARQLRKEIKMALDAHGIEIPFPRLVMYSRQEEKPEKSTGKA; encoded by the coding sequence ATGACTTCTACAGAAAAAATGCTTCAGGGAATTAAGGATCAGCTGTCCGATGAAAATATGTGGAGTGCCATTGGCCTTGGATTTTTGAAGATCATTGCCATTTTGATTGTATCAAGCCTGATCATCAGAATCGGCCGGGCGGCCATCCGAAAGGTCTTTGCCGTGCGGAGCCATTCGCCGCTGCGGATCAGCCACCGCCGGGAGGCTACACTGGTCAAACTGCTTGAAAATATCCTGACGTATGTGGTGTCTTTCATCATGATTATGATGATTCTCTCGACCTTGACGATTGATGTGGGTGCCCTCCTTGCAGGTGCCGGGATTGTGGGGCTTGCGGTCGGCTTCGGCGCTCAGAACCTTGTGAAGGATATCATCACCGGCTTTTTCATCATATTTGAAGACCAATTTTCGGTCGGAGACTATATCAGGGTCGACCAATTCGAAGGAACCGTAGAGGAAATCGGCCTCCGGACAACAAAAATTAAGAGCTGGACAGGTGAGCTTCACATCCTGCCGAACGGGAGCATCGTCCAGGTGACCAATTTCTCCCTTCATAACAGCGTCGCGTTTGTGGATGTGAGCATTGCGTATGAGGGGGATATCCAGAAGGCTGAGCAGGTGCTTAAGGACCTCCTGGAAACCCTGCCTGAAAAATATGAAGATATGGTCAAGACGCCCGAAATATTGGGCATCCAGAACCTGGCGGCATCAGATGTGGTTATCCGGGTGACGGCAGAGACAATGCCGATGAAGCATTTCTTTATCGCCCGTCAGTTGAGGAAGGAAATCAAGATGGCCCTCGATGCACATGGCATCGAAATTCCTTTCCCGCGCCTGGTCATGTATTCGCGCCAGGAAGAAAAGCCTGAAAAAAGCACGGGAAAAGCATAG
- the yyaC gene encoding spore protease YyaC: MNLRTNLFEKKASSARVAHDEQDAANKLAAELLNFMPPGIGVRPVVFVCIGTDRSTGDSLGPLVGTLLEEKAVAPFHVYGTLDDPIHAVNLEEKLKEIKESHVRPYIIGIDACLGRLKSVGVIQVGSGPVKPGAGVNKELPEVGDMHITGIVNVSGFMEFFVLQNTRLNLVLRMAKTIAAGIHEASLNARFKHAWPRISWDLGTAEQAKLNQ; encoded by the coding sequence ATGAACTTAAGAACGAACTTATTTGAAAAAAAGGCCAGCAGTGCCCGCGTTGCCCATGATGAACAGGATGCTGCAAACAAGCTGGCCGCTGAACTCTTAAATTTCATGCCCCCAGGCATCGGTGTACGCCCTGTCGTTTTTGTCTGCATCGGCACTGACCGCTCTACCGGAGATTCATTGGGTCCGCTTGTCGGCACACTTCTGGAAGAAAAGGCTGTGGCTCCCTTTCATGTATACGGAACGCTGGATGATCCGATCCATGCCGTTAATCTGGAGGAAAAACTGAAGGAAATCAAAGAATCGCATGTACGTCCCTATATTATCGGAATTGACGCATGCCTTGGCCGACTGAAAAGCGTAGGCGTTATCCAGGTCGGATCCGGCCCGGTCAAGCCTGGAGCCGGCGTGAATAAAGAGCTGCCTGAGGTAGGCGATATGCATATCACCGGAATTGTGAATGTGAGCGGATTTATGGAATTCTTCGTTCTGCAGAATACGAGGCTGAATCTTGTGCTGAGGATGGCGAAGACGATTGCTGCCGGAATCCACGAAGCGAGCCTGAATGCAAGATTTAAGCATGCATGGCCGCGCATCAGCTGGGATCTGGGAACAGCTGAACAGGCAAAGCTGAATCAGTAG
- a CDS encoding DUF554 domain-containing protein has protein sequence MFLLGTLVNGLLIVIGTLLGKLLHRIPESMKGTVMYAIGLAVIVLGLQMGFKSENFLIVILSLVLGAVLGEWLGLEDKLNAVGNWLERKIGSNGQGSISQGFVTATLIFVIGAMAIIGALDSGIRGDHDVLYTKSIIDGFTALILTTTLGIGVIFSAIPVVLYEGLIALFATQIDRFVPQALMDQFILEMTAAGGVMIFAIGLNLTGLTKIRVANLLPGILVTAVIVTSIYFYQQLV, from the coding sequence ATGTTTTTATTAGGCACTTTAGTGAATGGGCTGCTGATTGTCATCGGCACGCTTCTCGGCAAGCTGCTCCACCGCATCCCGGAAAGCATGAAAGGCACCGTCATGTATGCGATTGGACTGGCAGTCATCGTCCTTGGACTGCAGATGGGCTTCAAAAGTGAAAATTTCCTGATTGTTATCCTGAGTCTTGTGCTTGGGGCTGTGCTCGGCGAGTGGCTTGGGCTTGAGGATAAACTCAATGCAGTCGGCAATTGGCTGGAGAGAAAGATTGGGTCAAATGGACAGGGCAGCATTTCGCAAGGCTTTGTGACAGCAACCCTCATTTTTGTAATCGGAGCGATGGCCATCATCGGGGCATTGGACAGCGGCATCCGAGGCGACCATGATGTTCTGTATACCAAATCGATCATCGACGGCTTTACGGCGCTGATTTTGACCACTACTCTTGGAATCGGCGTCATCTTTTCAGCTATCCCAGTCGTCCTTTATGAAGGGCTGATTGCCCTCTTTGCAACCCAGATCGACCGGTTTGTTCCTCAGGCATTGATGGACCAGTTCATTCTAGAAATGACAGCGGCAGGCGGGGTGATGATCTTTGCGATCGGGCTTAACCTGACAGGATTGACGAAGATCAGGGTGGCCAATCTCCTGCCCGGCATCCTTGTGACGGCTGTTATCGTCACATCAATCTATTTTTACCAGCAGCTTGTTTGA